The following proteins come from a genomic window of Trifolium pratense cultivar HEN17-A07 linkage group LG4, ARS_RC_1.1, whole genome shotgun sequence:
- the LOC123922247 gene encoding PKS-NRPS hybrid synthetase cheA-like produces MGEPPDELKTNIDEPDSVNVVEHVIVQPNVVELVIAQPNVVEPAVNVVEPSDNEHKVDTGKYFHDAPYCNERDELIKWCRNEAKKAGFTIVIAKSDNGSYRRKRYFVLGCERGGEYKERKRKLKNEDTTTRKCNCRFRLRGYFLSTQVWSLNVVNGEHNHELSNNHEGHILVGRLQPEEKEVVCELTRNLVAPKNILSTLKGRNPETNISMKAVYNARQRLKKELRGEMTEMQQLMKCCESNKYFHKCRTVGDSTTIQDIFWAHPESVILFNTFPTVLMLDSTYKTNKYKMPLFEIVGVTSTEKSYNVGFAYIANEKEEDFIWALQTCRSLLKSKDTVPKVIVTDRDQALMNAVAKVFPKSTALLCRFHIYKNVKAKFTTLCNAKEEKMVKLKKTLACQWKSVVESTTEESYIDAVVDFRKVFDHYPNFVKYVETMVLDQAKEKIVSVWTNRVMHIGNTTTNRVESQHGVLKQYLPDCKGDLVKGWEATNEMVSNQLIKIKTSFGQSTSAVEHYFKKHFLYPKLVYNISRQALHFIRDEEIRSRECGKNRKKCGCVMKITYGLPCACLIALKIDKKLPIRLDEINTHWKRLQIDEADDGQVDCSKEFRVIQERLRLSNQSMQLQIRDQLRQIAFPEITSLTAPVKQVDTKGAKKRAKSSKCNSSTTRSPSYWEHIDARYPDSQASQSKPAKPKRKTARIGTLSPNAIPRRSIPFMEHMPMFMHSYIEDIIDVKGDGHCGFRVAAECLNKGEDSEGLVRSKLIRELTMFRKEYLPIFGTEARLQYILDGLFPPKVMPKNGIAPEEKWFTFPDMGHILATAYNRVVVCLTSHHIGYSETFFPLRTKPPFDPSAHIICIGMVPYHCVNVKLKSGCPLPPTNKSWKIHLLSGCIYQTKLVSIARVFWQRFRHVITEPKRVRHVFTERNCFRVVFTKRNWFQLRGYFGILGGFESNPWGLKSNFLNVLSFEPISLGCLIQPETRLLTKPPETCLLTKLP; encoded by the exons ATGGGGGAACCTCCGGATGAATTGAAAACAAACATTGATGAACCCGACTCTGTTAATGTTGTCGAACATGTCATTGTTCAACCTAATGTTGTGGAACTTGTCATTGCTCAACCTAATGTTGTGGAACCGGCCGTTAATGTTGTGGAACCCAGTGATAATGAGCATAAAGTTGACACGGGAAAATATTTTCATGATGCACCGTATTGCAATGAGCGAGATGAGTTGATCAAATGGTGTCGCAATGAGGCAAAAAAAGCTGGATTTACTATTGTGATTGCTAAATCAGATAACGGTTCTTACCGAAGGAAAAGGTATTTTGTGTTGGGTTGCGAAAGAGGCGGGGAGTACAAAGAGAGGAAAAGGAAATTAAAGAATGAGGACACAACTACGAGGAAATGTAACTGTCGGTTTAGGTTGCGAGGTTACTTTTTGTCAACACAGGTATGGAGTCTAAATGTAGTGAACGGCGAGCATAACCATGAGCTGTCGAATAACCATGAAGGTCATATTCTTGTGGGACGTTTACAACCGGAGGAGAAGGAGGTTGTATGCGAGTTGACAAGAAATTTGGTGGCCCCAAAGAACATTTTGTCCACATTGAAAGGGCGAAATCCAGAGACCAATATTTCAATGAAAGCTGTCTACAATGCGCGCCAAAGGCTCAAGAAAGAACTTAGGGGTGAAATGACTGAAATGCAACAACTAATGAAGTGTTGTGAGAGTAACAAATATTTTCACAAGTGTAGAACAGTTGGTGACTCTACAACTATACAAGATATTTTTTGGGCACATCCGGAAAGTGTGATTTTGTTTAACACTTTCCCTACTGTTTTGATGTTGGATTCAACTTACAAAACCAACAAGTATAAAATGCCGTTATTTGAGATAGTTGGTGTAACTTCTACCGAAAAATCGTACAACGTTGGTTTTGCATATATTGCgaatgaaaaagaagaagactTCATATGGGCCCTTCAGACGTGTCGGAGTCTACTGAAGAGTAAAGACACAGTGCCGAAGGTCATTGTCACTGATAGGGATCAGGCACTGATGAATGCAGTTGCGAAAGTGTTTCCAAAATCAACAGCTTTACTGTGTCGGTTTCATATTTATAAGAACGTGAAAGCTAAGTTCACGACTCTTTGCAACgcaaaagaagaaaagatgGTCAAGTTAAAGAAAACACTCGCATGTCAATGGAAATCAGTTGTAGAATCGACAACAGAAGAGTCGTATATTGATGCTGTCGTTGATTTCAGGAAAGTGTTTGACCATTATCCAAATTTTGTCAAATATGTTGAAACAATGGTTTTAGATCAGGCGAAGGAAAAAATTGTGAGTGTATGGACAAATCGTGTTATGCACATTGGAAACACTACAACCAACAGAGTTGAGTCTCAACATGGTGTGTTGAAACAATACTTGCCGGATTGTAAGGGTGATTTGGTCAAGGGTTGGGAAGCGACGAATGAAATGGTTTCAAACCAgttgataaaaataaagacGTCATTTGGACAGAGTACTAGTGCCGTTGAACACTATTTTAAAAAGCACTTTTTGTACCCTAAGTTGGTGTATAACATATCTAGACAAGCCTTACACTTTATTAGGGATGAAGAAATTCGTTCCCGCGAATGTGGTAAGAATCGGAAAAAGTGTGGTTGTGTGATGAAGATAACATACGGGTTGCCATGTGCTTGTCTAATAGCATTGAAGATCGACAAAAAGCTACCTATTAGACTGGACGAGATTAACACTCATTGGAAGAGGTTACAAATTGACGAAGCAGATGATGGACAGGTTGACTGCTCGAAGGAGTTTAGGGTCATTCAG GAACGGTTGAGATTATCAAATCAGAGTATGCAGCTACAAATTAGGGATCAACTGCGACAGATAGCTTTTCCAGAAATTACATCGCTAACTGCACCGGTCAAACAGGTAGATACAAAGGGTGCAAAAAAACGGGCAAAGTCAAGTAAATGTAACAGTTCTACCACTAGATCTCCATCTTATTGGGAGCACATTGATGCCCGATATCCTGACAGTCAGGCATCACAATCAAAACCAGCCAAACCCAAAAGGAAGACTGCTCGCATAGGCACTTTGTCTCCTAATGCTATACCTCGCCGTTCAATTCCGTTTATGGAGCATATGCCAATGTTCATGCATTCATATATTGAGGACATTATTGATGTTAAAGGGGATGGGCATTGTGGATTCCGCGTTGCAGCAGAGTGTCTTAATAAGGGCGAAGATAGTGAAGGATTAGTTCGTTCAAAACTTATCAGAGAGTTAACCATGTTTAGGAAAGAGTACCTGCCTATTTTCGGTACTGAGGCACGTCTACAATACATTCTTGATGGTTTGTTCCCTCCCAAGGTAATGCCTAAGAATGGCATTGCACCGGAAGAAAAATGGTTCACATTTCCAGATATGGGCCATATCCTTGCAACGGCCTACAACCGTGTTGTAGTATGTTTGACATCGCATCATATAGGTTATTCTGAAACATTTTTTCCACTGCGTACCAAGCCACCGTTTGATCCATCTGCACACATTATTTGTATTGGTATGGTTCCATATCACTGTGTCAATGTAAAACTGAAGTCTGGATGTCCACTTCCTCCTACTAATAAGAGCTGGAAAATTCATCTGCTTTCGGGTTGTATTTACCAAACGAAACTGGTTTCAATTGCGAGGGTATTTTGGCAGCGTTTTCGTCACGTAATTACCGAACCCAAGCGTGTTCGTCACGTATTTACCGAACGCAATTGCTTTCGGGTTGTATTTACCAAACGAAACTGGTTTCAATTGCGagggtattttgggattttaGGGGGGTTTGA